A single region of the Streptomyces sp. NBC_00425 genome encodes:
- a CDS encoding ABC transporter substrate-binding protein, protein MTVPLPRTAVRGGVLAALAALALSACGAAPETTSTTADGKNAATATSAADFGGLDALVKAAKKEGTLNAIALPRDWANYGALIDGFQKKYGIKVAVENPDGASQDEINAVTSRKGQDRAPDVLDLGSSFALSAAQQGLLAPYKVASFADIPEGQKDAQARWYNDYGGYISIGCDAKRVKTCPTTFADLLKPQYKGQVALNGNPTKSGSAFGGVYAAALASGGSFDDIQPGLDFFAKLKKNGNYTPVESTPATVEKGETPISIDWDYLNAGYADEFTSKGVDWKVSVPSDGQFSQYYSQAINKDAPHPATARLWQEYLYSAEGQNLWLKGYARPALMTAMEKAGTLDKTAAAKLPEVSGAPSFPTETQQSKAKTVLGQGWAKAVSG, encoded by the coding sequence GTGACCGTGCCCCTGCCGAGAACCGCCGTCCGCGGCGGTGTCCTCGCCGCCCTCGCCGCCCTCGCACTGAGCGCCTGTGGCGCCGCCCCCGAGACCACCTCCACCACCGCCGACGGCAAGAACGCCGCCACCGCCACCTCCGCCGCCGACTTCGGCGGACTCGACGCGCTGGTGAAGGCGGCCAAGAAGGAGGGCACGCTCAACGCCATCGCGCTGCCCCGCGACTGGGCCAACTACGGCGCCCTCATAGACGGCTTCCAGAAGAAGTACGGCATCAAGGTCGCGGTCGAGAACCCGGACGGCGCGAGCCAGGACGAGATCAACGCCGTCACCTCGCGCAAGGGCCAGGACCGCGCGCCGGACGTCCTCGACCTCGGCAGCTCCTTCGCGCTGAGCGCCGCCCAGCAGGGGCTGCTCGCCCCCTACAAGGTGGCCTCCTTCGCGGACATCCCCGAGGGCCAGAAGGACGCGCAGGCCCGCTGGTACAACGACTACGGCGGCTACATCTCCATCGGCTGCGACGCCAAGCGCGTCAAGACCTGCCCCACCACCTTCGCGGACCTCCTCAAGCCGCAGTACAAGGGCCAGGTCGCCCTCAACGGCAACCCCACCAAGTCCGGCTCCGCGTTCGGCGGCGTCTACGCGGCGGCCCTCGCGAGCGGCGGCTCCTTCGACGACATCCAGCCCGGCCTCGACTTCTTCGCCAAGCTGAAGAAGAACGGCAACTACACTCCCGTCGAGTCGACCCCGGCCACCGTCGAGAAGGGCGAGACGCCCATCAGCATCGACTGGGACTACCTCAACGCCGGATACGCCGACGAGTTCACGTCCAAGGGCGTCGACTGGAAGGTGTCCGTCCCGAGCGACGGCCAGTTCTCCCAGTACTACTCCCAGGCGATCAACAAGGACGCCCCGCACCCGGCGACGGCCCGCCTGTGGCAGGAGTACCTCTACAGCGCCGAGGGCCAGAACCTGTGGCTCAAGGGGTACGCCCGTCCGGCCCTGATGACCGCCATGGAGAAGGCCGGCACCCTCGACAAGACGGCGGCCGCCAAGCTGCCCGAGGTCTCCGGGGCGCCCTCCTTCCCGACCGAGACCCAGCAGAGCAAGGCCAAGACGGTCCTCGGGCAGGGCTGGGCCAAGGCCGTCTCCGGATGA
- a CDS encoding ABC transporter permease, which yields MTTTAVRVDTAAAAPVKRRRRALGWLAVVPLLAFTALAFGLPAVAMLDGAFTAKDPATGGTSYTVDNLTASLRGAYLTALLGSVKLSAVSAFLGALLGLPLAQAVVTSRFRALREAVLTASGVLANFGGVPLAFAFVATLGNAGVLTRQFGLTDRGWDLYSFWGLVIVYLYFLIPLMVLTITPALEGLRSQWREAAQNNGATSAQYWRHVALPVLLPSLLGGLVLLFGSAFAAYATAAAMVGSSIPLVTLQIADAISGNVLVGQENVALALSLDMVLVAGLVMAVYLPLQRRSARWLA from the coding sequence ATGACCACCACCGCCGTACGGGTCGACACGGCGGCCGCCGCTCCGGTGAAGCGGCGGCGCCGTGCCCTCGGCTGGCTCGCGGTCGTCCCGCTGCTCGCCTTCACCGCGCTCGCCTTCGGGCTGCCCGCCGTGGCCATGCTCGACGGCGCGTTCACCGCCAAGGACCCGGCCACCGGCGGCACCTCCTACACGGTCGACAACCTGACGGCCTCCCTGCGGGGCGCGTACCTGACGGCCCTGCTCGGCAGCGTGAAACTGTCCGCCGTGTCGGCCTTCCTGGGAGCCCTGCTCGGGCTGCCGCTCGCCCAGGCCGTCGTGACCTCCCGCTTCCGCGCGCTGCGCGAGGCCGTGCTCACCGCGTCCGGGGTGCTGGCCAACTTCGGCGGCGTCCCGCTCGCCTTCGCCTTCGTCGCCACGCTCGGCAACGCCGGTGTGCTGACCCGGCAGTTCGGTCTCACCGACCGGGGCTGGGACCTGTACAGCTTCTGGGGACTGGTGATCGTCTACCTGTACTTCCTGATCCCGCTGATGGTGCTCACCATCACCCCCGCCCTGGAGGGACTGCGCTCCCAGTGGCGTGAGGCGGCCCAGAACAACGGCGCGACGTCCGCCCAGTACTGGCGGCACGTCGCCCTGCCCGTTCTGCTGCCCTCGCTCCTCGGCGGCCTCGTGCTGCTCTTCGGCAGCGCCTTCGCCGCGTACGCCACCGCCGCGGCCATGGTGGGCAGCTCCATCCCGCTGGTCACCCTCCAGATCGCGGACGCCATCTCCGGCAACGTCCTCGTCGGGCAGGAGAACGTGGCGCTCGCCCTCAGCCTCGACATGGTCCTGGTCGCCGGACTGGTCATGGCCGTGTACCTGCCCCTGCAACGACGGAGCGCGCGATGGCTCGCCTGA
- a CDS encoding ABC transporter permease, whose amino-acid sequence MARLNLWRWGVLGLAGLYFLVPLAASVVFTVDVPGQGVTFDAYTQIFSTAGFGSSLLLSLELAAATIAVVLLLMVPAMVALRLGSPRLRPVVEVVCALPLVVPPIAFVAGIGTVLKWGPEHLSRTPLFQTFVAIQDPGFPVVLVLAYVVMALPFVYRALDAGLRSVDVRTLVEAARSCGAGWPQALVRAVLPNLRGALLNASFLTLALVLGEFTVAQLLGFRPFAVWIVNVSGSQAQMSVAVSVLSLLVTWALLLVLAGFGGRTRPTSRG is encoded by the coding sequence ATGGCTCGCCTGAACCTGTGGCGGTGGGGTGTCCTCGGCCTCGCCGGACTGTACTTCCTGGTGCCGCTGGCCGCGTCGGTCGTCTTCACCGTCGACGTGCCCGGACAGGGCGTCACCTTCGACGCCTACACACAGATCTTCTCCACCGCGGGCTTCGGGTCCAGCCTGCTGCTCTCCCTGGAGCTGGCCGCCGCCACCATCGCCGTCGTCCTGCTCCTGATGGTGCCCGCCATGGTGGCGCTGCGGCTCGGCTCGCCCCGGCTGCGGCCGGTCGTCGAGGTGGTGTGCGCGCTGCCGCTGGTGGTGCCGCCCATCGCCTTCGTCGCCGGCATCGGGACGGTCCTGAAATGGGGGCCCGAACACCTCTCGCGTACCCCCCTCTTCCAGACGTTCGTGGCCATCCAGGACCCCGGCTTCCCCGTCGTCCTCGTGCTGGCGTACGTGGTGATGGCGTTGCCGTTCGTGTACCGCGCCCTGGACGCGGGGCTGCGCTCCGTCGATGTGCGCACCCTCGTCGAGGCCGCCCGCAGCTGTGGCGCCGGCTGGCCCCAGGCGCTGGTCAGGGCCGTGCTGCCCAACCTGCGCGGCGCGCTGCTCAACGCCTCCTTCCTCACGCTGGCCCTGGTGCTCGGCGAGTTCACCGTGGCGCAGCTGCTCGGCTTCCGGCCCTTCGCCGTGTGGATCGTGAACGTCAGCGGCTCGCAGGCCCAGATGTCCGTCGCCGTGTCCGTGCTCAGCCTGCTCGTGACCTGGGCACTCCTTCTCGTCCTCGCCGGTTTCGGCGGGCGCACCCGTCCTACTTCCCGGGGATGA
- a CDS encoding ABC transporter ATP-binding protein, translated as MTVLDTTATKAAKQAATVEFRGLRREFGPTVALDGLDLTVPPGELLALLGPSGCGKTTALRVLAGFEHPDSGAVLVDGEDVTRVPAHRRDAGMVFQSYSLFPHLDALDNVAFGLRMRKVRSAERRARAAELLELVGLADKGARFPHQLSGGQQQRIALARALALRPRVLLLDEPLSALDAKVRLTLREEIRRLQQELGITTLFVTHDQEEALSMADRVAVMHAGRLEQCAAPAELYGRPATAFVAEFVGTTSRIPGHLDGDTVEVLGRRLPVDGRVPAVTEVDVLVRPEAVRVRAEDAGSARVVATSFLGAAVRLTVRLADATEVKADLPAHEAAGLAAGTAVTVSLPDRPVLVAERAS; from the coding sequence ATGACCGTGCTCGATACGACAGCGACGAAGGCCGCGAAGCAGGCGGCGACCGTCGAGTTCCGGGGACTGCGAAGGGAGTTCGGCCCGACCGTCGCCCTCGACGGCCTCGACCTCACCGTCCCGCCGGGTGAACTCCTCGCCCTGCTCGGCCCCTCCGGCTGCGGCAAGACCACCGCGCTGCGGGTGCTCGCCGGATTCGAACACCCCGACTCCGGTGCGGTGCTCGTCGACGGCGAGGACGTCACCCGGGTTCCGGCCCACCGCCGGGACGCCGGGATGGTCTTCCAGTCCTACAGCCTCTTCCCGCACCTCGACGCGCTCGACAACGTGGCCTTCGGGCTGCGGATGCGCAAGGTGCGCAGCGCCGAACGGCGGGCGCGAGCCGCGGAGTTGCTGGAGCTGGTGGGACTCGCCGACAAGGGTGCGCGGTTCCCGCACCAGCTCTCGGGCGGTCAGCAGCAGCGCATCGCGCTGGCCCGGGCGCTCGCCCTGCGACCGCGGGTCCTGCTCCTCGACGAGCCGCTCTCCGCGCTCGACGCCAAGGTGCGGCTGACCCTCCGCGAGGAGATCCGGCGGCTCCAGCAGGAGCTCGGCATCACCACCCTGTTCGTCACCCACGACCAGGAGGAGGCCCTGTCCATGGCGGACCGGGTCGCCGTGATGCACGCCGGACGGCTCGAGCAGTGCGCCGCCCCGGCCGAGTTGTACGGCAGGCCGGCCACGGCCTTCGTCGCCGAGTTCGTGGGCACGACGAGCCGGATACCGGGACACCTGGACGGCGACACCGTCGAGGTGCTCGGGCGTCGGCTGCCCGTCGACGGCCGGGTGCCGGCCGTCACCGAGGTGGACGTCCTGGTGCGGCCGGAGGCGGTGCGGGTGCGGGCCGAGGACGCCGGGAGCGCCCGCGTGGTCGCCACCTCCTTCCTGGGCGCGGCCGTTCGGCTCACCGTCCGGCTCGCCGACGCCACCGAGGTGAAGGCCGACCTGCCCGCCCACGAGGCAGCCGGGCTCGCGGCGGGGACCGCGGTGACCGTGTCGCTGCCGGACCGCCCGGTGCTCGTGGCCGAACGTGCTTCCTGA
- a CDS encoding HAD-IA family hydrolase, with translation MTRLPLQAALFDMDGTLVDTERLWWEAVERVAGRPLTETDRPEVLGRPVEHTAHWLAAGTGRPAAGLAEALHREFADRVRAGIVPRPGALALLDALARERVPTALVTASPRAVADLVLDALGASRFAVTVTADDTEHTKPAPDPYLAACRALGVDPTACVAVEDTETGVASAEAAGCAVLAVPSLAPIAPAPGRTVVAGLEGVTPERLRSLLPDRLRVMTWNLWHGGTKVRDHRAKQLKILTEAGVDVVGLQETYGSAAEELAEALGWHHHRAGENLGIISRHPITAGLGDPDVGFYGAAGARIRVRGGEVDVWTVHLDCAPYGPYEAAFDGLAADALTAHEEGRLARLEDALRRIGEGPDLPVVLVGDFNCPSHLDRPDAGWPVTRAAEEAGFADSYREAHPDPVREPGHTWSPVHAEHEDGSGRPEPQDRIDFVLHRGLRVLDSRTLVTGGIRPWPDVEDNDWPSDHAAVVTTFAITPTAVPGKPVGEGT, from the coding sequence GTGACCCGACTCCCGCTCCAGGCCGCCCTGTTCGACATGGACGGCACGCTCGTCGACACCGAGCGGCTCTGGTGGGAGGCGGTGGAACGGGTCGCCGGACGGCCGCTGACCGAGACGGACCGGCCGGAGGTGCTCGGCCGCCCCGTCGAGCACACCGCCCACTGGCTGGCCGCCGGCACCGGACGGCCCGCGGCGGGCCTCGCCGAGGCGCTGCACCGAGAGTTCGCGGACCGCGTCCGCGCCGGCATAGTGCCGCGCCCCGGCGCGCTCGCCCTGCTCGACGCCCTGGCCCGGGAGCGCGTGCCGACGGCGCTGGTGACCGCGTCGCCCCGGGCGGTCGCCGACCTCGTGCTCGACGCGCTCGGCGCGAGCAGGTTCGCCGTCACCGTCACCGCCGACGACACCGAGCACACCAAGCCCGCCCCCGACCCCTACCTCGCGGCCTGCCGTGCCCTGGGCGTCGACCCCACGGCCTGCGTGGCCGTCGAGGACACCGAGACCGGGGTGGCCTCCGCCGAGGCGGCCGGCTGCGCGGTCCTGGCGGTGCCCTCGCTCGCGCCGATCGCGCCGGCCCCCGGCCGGACCGTCGTGGCCGGCCTCGAAGGCGTCACCCCTGAGCGGCTGCGCTCCCTGCTGCCGGACCGGCTCCGCGTCATGACGTGGAACCTCTGGCACGGGGGAACCAAGGTCCGCGACCACCGGGCCAAGCAGCTCAAGATCCTCACCGAGGCCGGTGTGGACGTGGTCGGGCTCCAGGAGACGTACGGCAGCGCCGCCGAGGAGCTCGCCGAGGCCCTCGGCTGGCACCACCACCGGGCCGGGGAGAACCTGGGGATCATCAGCCGCCACCCGATCACGGCCGGCCTCGGCGACCCGGACGTGGGCTTCTACGGAGCGGCGGGCGCCCGGATCCGCGTCCGCGGCGGGGAGGTGGACGTGTGGACGGTCCATCTGGACTGCGCGCCCTACGGGCCCTACGAGGCCGCCTTCGACGGGCTCGCCGCAGACGCCCTGACGGCCCACGAGGAGGGCCGGCTCGCACGGCTGGAGGACGCCCTGCGCCGGATCGGAGAAGGCCCCGACCTGCCCGTCGTCCTCGTCGGCGACTTCAACTGCCCCTCCCACCTGGACCGGCCGGACGCCGGATGGCCGGTGACGAGGGCCGCCGAGGAGGCGGGCTTCGCCGACTCCTACCGCGAGGCGCACCCCGACCCCGTGCGGGAGCCCGGTCACACATGGTCCCCGGTGCACGCGGAGCACGAGGACGGCAGCGGCCGGCCGGAACCGCAGGACCGGATCGACTTCGTGCTCCACCGGGGCCTGCGGGTGCTCGACTCGCGGACCCTGGTGACCGGCGGCATCCGGCCGTGGCCGGACGTCGAGGACAACGACTGGCCCTCCGACCACGCCGCGGTGGTCACCACGTTCGCGATCACCCCCACGGCGGTCCCGGGTAAACCGGTGGGCGAGGGGACGTGA
- a CDS encoding MFS transporter gives MLLYPVYALLFADAGLSVGEISSLFVLWSLTGVLLEVPSGAWADAVSRRLLLWTGPLLGAAGFALWVLFPSYWAFAAGFVLWGARGALGSGALEALVYEELDRAGAADRYAGVMGRAHALGQVAVMAAMGLAGPVFAAGGYPAVGAASVLACLLCAATATCFPEHRTPASAGSDGGDEPAGGDAGGDRGTDADGGERDEDRARTPRTALSLLTGLRRDRPLLGALLLVPAVTAVWGALDEYTPLLVRETGAADAAVPYLLMTIWAGVTAGSLLAGAAERLGRTGLAAVLAGAALALAAGALTGAQAGIALVGLAFGGFQAATVLADVRLQQRIEGGARATLTSIAGLGTELVTVAVYGAYGVLGARFPHGVVFALCALPYLVTALAVGRRGRRRVHCRGAVGARGRGG, from the coding sequence GTGCTCCTGTACCCGGTGTACGCGCTGCTGTTCGCGGACGCCGGGCTGTCCGTCGGGGAGATCTCCTCCCTCTTCGTGCTGTGGTCGCTGACCGGCGTCCTGCTCGAGGTGCCCTCCGGCGCCTGGGCGGACGCCGTCTCCCGACGGCTGCTGCTGTGGACGGGCCCCCTGCTGGGCGCGGCCGGCTTCGCGCTGTGGGTGCTGTTCCCGTCGTACTGGGCCTTCGCGGCCGGCTTCGTCCTGTGGGGCGCCCGTGGCGCGCTGGGCTCCGGCGCGCTGGAGGCACTGGTCTACGAGGAGCTGGACCGGGCCGGCGCCGCCGACCGGTACGCCGGGGTCATGGGGCGCGCGCACGCTCTCGGCCAGGTGGCCGTGATGGCGGCGATGGGACTGGCCGGCCCGGTCTTCGCGGCCGGCGGATACCCGGCCGTCGGCGCGGCCAGCGTGCTGGCGTGCCTGCTCTGCGCCGCGACGGCGACCTGCTTCCCGGAGCACCGCACCCCGGCGTCCGCCGGGAGCGACGGCGGCGACGAGCCCGCCGGCGGCGATGCGGGCGGGGACCGGGGCACGGACGCCGACGGGGGCGAGCGCGACGAGGACCGGGCCCGGACGCCGCGCACCGCACTCTCCCTGCTCACCGGACTGCGCCGGGACCGTCCCCTTCTCGGCGCCCTGCTGCTCGTCCCCGCCGTCACGGCGGTGTGGGGCGCGCTCGACGAGTACACCCCGCTCCTGGTCAGGGAGACCGGGGCGGCGGACGCTGCCGTCCCGTACCTGCTCATGACGATCTGGGCCGGGGTGACGGCGGGCAGTCTGCTGGCCGGTGCGGCGGAGCGCCTCGGCCGCACCGGGCTGGCGGCGGTCCTCGCGGGCGCCGCGCTCGCCCTGGCGGCCGGCGCGCTGACGGGGGCGCAGGCCGGCATCGCCCTCGTCGGCCTCGCCTTCGGCGGCTTCCAGGCGGCGACCGTCCTGGCCGACGTCCGGCTCCAGCAGCGCATCGAGGGCGGCGCACGGGCCACCCTCACCTCGATCGCCGGCCTGGGCACCGAGCTGGTGACCGTCGCGGTGTACGGCGCGTACGGCGTCCTGGGCGCGCGGTTCCCGCACGGCGTCGTGTTCGCCCTGTGCGCGCTGCCGTACCTGGTCACGGCCCTGGCGGTGGGCCGGCGGGGAAGACGGCGAGTGCACTGTCGCGGGGCCGTCGGAGCACGCGGGCGAGGGGGGTGA
- a CDS encoding carbon-nitrogen hydrolase family protein: MRTALLQSSGRPGSVVENLKVLDEAADRAAATGAGLLVTPEMFLTGYAIGDDVARLAEPADGDSADAVAETAARHGIAIAYGYPERSGATVYNAVQLISADGGRLANYRKTHLFGCFEREHFAEGGRPVVQAELNGLTVGLLICYDVEFPENVRAHALAGTDLLVVPTAQMHPFQFVAESMIPVRAFENQMYVAYVNRVGREGEFEFVGLSTLAGPDGVARARAGRAEELVFADADPVALAASREANPYLRDRRPGLYGSLA; the protein is encoded by the coding sequence ATGCGCACCGCCCTGCTCCAGAGCTCCGGCCGCCCCGGCTCCGTCGTCGAGAACCTCAAGGTCCTCGACGAGGCCGCGGACCGGGCCGCCGCCACGGGCGCCGGGCTGCTCGTCACGCCGGAGATGTTCCTCACCGGGTACGCCATCGGCGACGACGTCGCCCGCCTCGCCGAGCCCGCCGACGGCGACTCCGCGGACGCCGTCGCCGAGACCGCCGCGCGGCACGGGATCGCGATCGCCTACGGCTACCCGGAGCGCTCCGGCGCGACCGTGTACAACGCGGTCCAGCTGATCTCCGCCGACGGCGGCCGCCTCGCGAACTACCGCAAGACCCACCTCTTCGGCTGCTTCGAGCGCGAGCACTTCGCCGAGGGCGGGCGGCCCGTCGTCCAGGCCGAGCTGAACGGCCTCACCGTCGGCCTCCTGATCTGCTACGACGTCGAGTTCCCGGAGAACGTGCGGGCGCACGCGCTCGCCGGCACCGACCTGCTCGTGGTGCCGACCGCGCAGATGCATCCCTTCCAGTTCGTCGCCGAGTCGATGATCCCGGTGCGCGCCTTCGAGAACCAGATGTACGTCGCCTATGTCAACCGGGTCGGCCGGGAAGGGGAGTTCGAGTTCGTCGGACTCTCCACCCTGGCCGGACCCGACGGCGTCGCCCGGGCGCGCGCGGGCCGCGCCGAGGAGCTGGTCTTCGCCGACGCCGACCCGGTCGCCCTCGCCGCCTCCCGTGAGGCCAACCCCTACCTGCGGGACCGCCGCCCCGGTCTCTACGGGTCCCTGGCCTGA
- a CDS encoding flavin monoamine oxidase family protein, which translates to MTSTVPNAVEHADEQQPPITMFGPDFPYAYDDFLAHPAGLGQIPATEHGAEVAVIGGGLSGIVAAYELMKMGLKPVVYEADRIGGRLRTVGFEGCDPSLTAEMGAMRFPPSSTALQHYIDLVGLQTQPFPNPLAEATPSTVVDLKGESHYAENIDDLPQVYRDVAAAWNTCLEEGADFSDMNRAMRERDVPRIREIWAGLVEKLDNQTFYGFLCDSEAFKSFRHREIFGQVGFGTGGWDTDFPNSILEILRVVYTEADDHHRGIVGGSQQLPLRLWEREPEKIVHWPYGTSLSSLHEGGEPRPAVTRLHRTAGDRITVTDANGDIRTYRAAVFTAQSWMLLSKIACDDSLFPIDHWTAIERTHYMESSKLFVPVDRPFWLDKDETTGRDVMSMTLTDRMTRGTYLLDDGPDKPAVICLSYTWCDDSLKWLPLSANERMEVMLKSLGEIYPNVDIRKHVIGNPVTVSWENEPYFMGAFKANLPGHYRYQRRLFTHFMQDRLPEDKRGVFLAGDDISWTAGWAEGAVQTALNAVWGVMRHFGGATDATNPGPGDVYDEIAPVELPED; encoded by the coding sequence ATGACGTCCACCGTGCCCAACGCCGTCGAGCACGCAGACGAGCAGCAGCCGCCGATCACCATGTTCGGTCCGGACTTCCCGTACGCCTACGACGACTTCCTCGCCCATCCGGCGGGCCTCGGTCAGATCCCGGCGACCGAGCACGGCGCCGAGGTCGCGGTCATCGGCGGCGGGCTGTCCGGCATCGTGGCCGCGTACGAGCTGATGAAGATGGGGCTCAAGCCGGTCGTCTACGAGGCCGACCGCATCGGCGGACGACTGCGCACCGTCGGCTTCGAGGGCTGCGACCCCTCGCTCACCGCCGAGATGGGAGCGATGCGCTTCCCGCCGTCATCGACAGCGCTCCAGCACTACATCGACCTGGTGGGGCTGCAGACCCAGCCGTTCCCCAACCCCCTCGCGGAGGCCACCCCTTCGACGGTCGTCGACCTCAAGGGCGAGTCCCACTACGCCGAGAACATCGACGACCTGCCGCAGGTCTACCGTGACGTCGCCGCCGCCTGGAACACCTGCCTCGAAGAGGGCGCCGACTTCTCCGACATGAACCGGGCCATGCGCGAGCGGGACGTGCCGCGCATCCGCGAGATCTGGGCCGGGCTCGTCGAGAAGCTCGACAACCAGACCTTCTACGGCTTCCTCTGCGACTCCGAGGCCTTCAAATCCTTCCGCCACCGGGAGATCTTCGGTCAGGTCGGCTTCGGCACCGGAGGCTGGGACACCGACTTCCCCAACTCCATCCTGGAGATCCTGCGCGTCGTCTACACCGAGGCCGACGACCACCACCGAGGCATCGTCGGCGGCTCCCAGCAGCTGCCGCTGCGCCTGTGGGAGCGCGAACCGGAGAAGATCGTCCACTGGCCGTACGGCACCTCGCTCAGCTCCCTGCACGAGGGCGGCGAGCCGCGACCCGCCGTGACCCGGCTGCACCGCACCGCGGGTGACCGCATCACCGTGACCGACGCGAACGGCGACATCCGCACCTACCGGGCGGCGGTCTTCACCGCCCAGTCCTGGATGCTGCTGTCGAAGATCGCCTGCGACGACTCGCTCTTCCCGATCGACCACTGGACCGCGATCGAGCGCACCCACTACATGGAGTCCAGCAAGCTGTTCGTGCCCGTCGACCGGCCGTTCTGGCTCGACAAGGACGAGACCACCGGCCGGGACGTCATGTCGATGACGCTCACCGACCGCATGACGCGCGGGACGTACCTGCTCGACGACGGCCCCGACAAGCCCGCCGTCATCTGCCTCTCGTACACCTGGTGCGACGACAGCCTGAAGTGGCTGCCGCTGTCCGCGAACGAGCGGATGGAGGTCATGCTGAAGTCGCTCGGCGAGATCTACCCGAACGTCGACATCAGGAAGCACGTCATCGGCAACCCCGTGACGGTGTCCTGGGAGAACGAGCCCTACTTCATGGGCGCGTTCAAGGCCAACCTCCCCGGTCACTACCGTTACCAGCGGCGGCTGTTCACCCACTTCATGCAGGACCGGCTGCCCGAGGACAAGCGGGGCGTCTTCCTCGCGGGAGACGACATCTCCTGGACGGCCGGCTGGGCCGAGGGCGCCGTGCAGACCGCGCTCAACGCCGTCTGGGGCGTCATGCGCCACTTCGGCGGCGCGACCGACGCCACCAACCCGGGCCCGGGCGACGTGTACGACGAGATCGCGCCCGTGGAGCTCCCGGAGGACTGA
- a CDS encoding DUF5995 family protein produces the protein MPQSEQFTPPVDAGVRPADPRLDGVLARMRALDAALPARDGVAVFNRVYLAVTEEVGRRVDRGRFPDPYAAITLDVRFAERYLDAVDPVPGDRRPPACWRPLLQFRRHPGVRPLQFALAGINAHIGHDLALAVVDACRSLGCEPAELEDEFDRVGDLLVSLEERLREELMPGPDLLQIADPLTHLLGAWSLERARDATWTAARALWALRRLPDVAVEFTDRLDTAVGFAGRMMLTPL, from the coding sequence ATGCCGCAATCGGAACAGTTCACCCCTCCCGTCGACGCGGGGGTCCGCCCGGCCGACCCGCGCCTCGACGGCGTGCTCGCCCGGATGCGGGCCCTCGACGCGGCCCTGCCTGCGCGCGACGGGGTCGCGGTCTTCAACCGTGTCTACCTCGCCGTGACCGAGGAGGTCGGCCGGCGCGTCGACCGGGGCCGCTTCCCCGACCCGTACGCCGCGATCACGCTGGACGTACGGTTCGCCGAGCGTTACCTGGACGCGGTGGATCCGGTGCCCGGCGACCGGCGTCCGCCCGCCTGCTGGCGCCCGCTGCTGCAGTTCCGCCGTCACCCCGGCGTACGTCCGCTGCAGTTCGCGCTCGCCGGCATCAACGCGCACATCGGGCACGACCTCGCGCTCGCCGTGGTGGACGCCTGTCGTAGCCTCGGCTGCGAACCGGCCGAGCTGGAGGACGAGTTCGATCGCGTGGGCGATCTCCTCGTCTCGCTGGAGGAGCGGCTCCGCGAAGAGCTGATGCCGGGCCCCGATCTGCTGCAGATCGCCGATCCGCTCACCCATCTGCTCGGGGCCTGGAGCCTGGAACGCGCCCGGGACGCCACCTGGACGGCGGCCCGGGCGCTGTGGGCGCTGCGCCGACTCCCCGACGTGGCGGTGGAGTTCACCGACCGTCTCGACACGGCCGTCGGCTTCGCGGGACGGATGATGCTCACCCCGCTGTGA